The proteins below come from a single Oscillospiraceae bacterium genomic window:
- the topA gene encoding type I DNA topoisomerase, whose protein sequence is MPKLVIVESPAKAKTIGKYLGRGYKVTASMGHVRDLPASTLGIDVENGYKPKYITIKGKQKLVKELKAEAKKCDGVLLATDPDREGEAISWHLANILGLDPAAPNRVTFDEITKKGVKEGMAHPRAINIDLFNAQQARRELDRLVGYKLSPFLWKKVRRGLSAGRVQSVAVRLIRDREIEIENFKPDEYWNIDALLHPQGEKGEFTARLAATADGKKLTVTDKQQADAVLAALDGKDYTITKIEKGKRRRQPAPPFITSTLQQDASRAFGFSATRTMRAAQTLYEGVDIAGHGTVGLITYMRTDSLRIAAEAQAAAKTFIADRWGEGYVCKTPRKWKSRSATAAQDAHEAIRPSMPELTPDEVEQSISGDTAKLYRLIWSRFMASQMADCIQDTVSASITAGEYLFRASGFRVSFDGFTALYEESTDDTKKKETALPPLEEGQKLALKKLTVDQKFTQPPPLYTEATLIHALEENGIGRPSTYAPIITTIVDRGYVEKDQKKLKTTPLGQAVNTVMMEQFPDIVNVKFSADMEKKLDVVEAGEADWVKTIDEFYQGFEKSLEQAEKNMEGKRIKVEDIPTDEICEKCGRPMVIKSGRYGKFVACSGFPECRNAHPLVKDTGGLCPLDGGHMLVRKSSKGRVYYGCSNYPKCNYMTWDEPVPERCPQCGSTLFKKKGQLYCAKEGCGFVKAIEKK, encoded by the coding sequence ATGCCAAAATTAGTCATCGTGGAATCCCCTGCCAAGGCAAAGACCATTGGCAAGTATCTGGGCCGCGGCTACAAGGTCACGGCCAGCATGGGCCATGTGCGCGACCTGCCCGCCAGTACGCTGGGCATTGATGTCGAAAATGGCTATAAGCCGAAATATATCACGATCAAGGGCAAGCAGAAGCTTGTTAAGGAGCTGAAGGCCGAGGCCAAAAAGTGCGATGGCGTCCTGCTTGCGACCGACCCGGACCGCGAGGGCGAGGCCATCAGCTGGCATCTGGCGAACATTCTGGGGCTGGACCCCGCTGCGCCCAACCGCGTGACCTTTGACGAGATCACGAAGAAGGGCGTCAAGGAGGGCATGGCCCATCCCCGCGCCATCAATATCGACCTTTTCAACGCGCAGCAGGCCCGGCGTGAGCTGGACCGTCTGGTCGGCTACAAGCTCAGCCCGTTCCTCTGGAAAAAGGTCCGCAGGGGCCTTTCCGCCGGTCGTGTGCAGAGCGTGGCCGTGCGGCTCATCCGCGACCGCGAGATCGAGATCGAGAACTTCAAGCCGGACGAATACTGGAATATTGATGCGCTGCTGCACCCGCAGGGCGAAAAGGGTGAGTTCACCGCCCGGCTGGCGGCGACGGCAGACGGCAAAAAGCTGACGGTCACGGACAAGCAGCAGGCCGATGCAGTGCTGGCCGCGCTGGACGGCAAGGATTACACCATTACCAAAATCGAAAAGGGCAAGCGCCGCCGTCAGCCCGCGCCGCCCTTCATCACCTCCACGCTGCAGCAGGACGCGAGCCGCGCGTTCGGCTTTTCGGCCACGCGGACGATGCGCGCCGCCCAGACCCTGTACGAGGGCGTTGACATTGCGGGGCACGGCACGGTGGGTCTGATCACCTACATGCGTACCGACTCGCTGCGCATCGCTGCCGAGGCGCAGGCCGCCGCCAAGACCTTTATCGCCGACCGCTGGGGCGAGGGCTATGTCTGCAAGACGCCCCGCAAGTGGAAGAGCCGCTCCGCCACGGCGGCGCAGGACGCCCACGAAGCCATCCGACCCTCGATGCCCGAGCTGACCCCCGATGAGGTCGAGCAGAGCATCAGCGGCGATACCGCCAAGCTGTACCGCCTGATCTGGAGCCGCTTTATGGCAAGCCAGATGGCCGACTGCATTCAGGACACGGTCTCGGCATCCATCACGGCGGGGGAGTATCTTTTCCGCGCATCCGGCTTCCGGGTGTCGTTTGACGGCTTCACGGCGCTGTATGAGGAATCCACTGACGACACGAAGAAAAAGGAGACCGCCCTGCCCCCGCTGGAGGAAGGCCAGAAGCTGGCACTCAAAAAGCTGACGGTGGACCAGAAGTTTACCCAGCCGCCGCCGCTCTACACCGAGGCAACGCTCATCCATGCGCTGGAGGAGAACGGCATCGGCCGCCCGTCCACCTACGCGCCGATCATCACGACCATCGTGGACCGCGGCTATGTCGAGAAGGACCAGAAAAAGCTGAAAACGACCCCGCTGGGTCAGGCCGTCAACACGGTCATGATGGAGCAGTTCCCCGACATTGTCAATGTGAAATTCAGCGCTGACATGGAGAAAAAGCTCGATGTGGTCGAGGCCGGCGAGGCAGACTGGGTCAAGACGATCGACGAGTTCTATCAGGGCTTTGAGAAGAGCCTAGAGCAGGCCGAGAAGAACATGGAGGGCAAGCGCATCAAGGTCGAGGATATCCCGACCGATGAGATCTGCGAGAAGTGCGGCCGCCCCATGGTCATCAAGTCGGGCCGCTACGGCAAGTTTGTGGCATGCTCCGGCTTCCCGGAGTGCCGCAACGCCCACCCGCTCGTCAAGGACACGGGCGGCCTCTGCCCGCTGGACGGCGGCCACATGCTGGTGCGCAAAAGCAGCAAGGGCCGCGTCTACTACGGCTGCAGCAACTACCCCAAGTGCAATTATATGACATGGGACGAGCCGGTGCCCGAGCGCTGCCCCCAGTGCGGTAGCACCCTGTTTAAAAAGAAGGGCCAGCTCTACTGCGCTAAAGAGGGCTGCGGGTTTGTGAAGGCGATTGAGAAGAAATGA
- the plsX gene encoding phosphate acyltransferase PlsX, with translation MKILVDAMGGDNAPLCVLQGASQAAAEFGDGMTLALLGEEKAIRDCAKENKIDLAPFEIVNCTENIDMHDDPVKAVRHKKDSSLVKGLTMLKNGEADAFVSAGSTGALHVGTSLIVRTVKGVKRPALATPMPGAKQNFLLLDCGANVECRPEMLNAFGTMGSVYAEKVMGRETPKVALVNNGAEDTKGTPTYREAHQLLKANPCIHFAGNIEPRYIMDGEIDVVVCDGFVGNVVLKLTEGVAKTLLGMLKKIFLQNIITKLSYLGIKGGLGELKRMMDSEEVGGAPLLGAAKPVIKAHGSSHAKGIKNAIRQAKLCVANDLCGTMEKALGEVAAQKEEADA, from the coding sequence ATGAAAATTTTAGTGGATGCCATGGGCGGTGACAACGCCCCGCTGTGCGTTTTGCAGGGCGCAAGTCAGGCTGCGGCGGAGTTTGGGGACGGCATGACGCTTGCGCTGCTGGGCGAGGAAAAAGCCATCCGCGACTGCGCAAAAGAGAATAAAATTGACCTTGCACCGTTTGAAATCGTCAACTGCACCGAGAATATCGACATGCACGATGACCCGGTCAAGGCTGTGCGCCACAAGAAGGATTCCAGCCTTGTCAAGGGCCTGACCATGCTGAAGAACGGCGAGGCCGATGCCTTTGTCTCCGCCGGCTCCACCGGTGCGCTGCATGTCGGCACCAGTCTCATTGTGCGCACCGTCAAGGGGGTCAAGCGCCCGGCGCTGGCCACCCCGATGCCCGGCGCCAAGCAGAATTTCCTGCTGCTGGACTGCGGCGCGAATGTCGAGTGCCGCCCCGAGATGCTCAACGCCTTCGGCACGATGGGCAGCGTCTACGCCGAAAAGGTCATGGGCCGCGAAACGCCGAAGGTCGCACTCGTCAACAACGGCGCCGAGGACACGAAGGGCACCCCCACCTACCGCGAGGCGCACCAGCTGCTGAAGGCGAACCCCTGCATCCATTTTGCCGGCAACATCGAGCCGCGCTATATCATGGACGGCGAGATCGATGTCGTGGTCTGTGACGGCTTTGTCGGCAATGTGGTCCTCAAGCTGACCGAGGGCGTTGCCAAGACGCTGCTGGGGATGCTGAAAAAGATCTTTTTGCAGAATATCATTACCAAGCTCAGCTATCTGGGCATCAAGGGCGGTCTGGGTGAGCTGAAGCGGATGATGGACTCCGAGGAGGTCGGCGGCGCGCCGCTGCTGGGTGCCGCCAAGCCGGTCATCAAGGCGCACGGCTCCAGCCACGCCAAGGGCATCAAGAACGCCATCCGTCAGGCCAAGCTCTGCGTTGCCAACGACCTGTGCGGCACGATGGAGAAGGCGCTGGGCGAGGTGGCCGCGCAGAAGGAAGAAGCAGACGCTTAA
- the rdgB gene encoding RdgB/HAM1 family non-canonical purine NTP pyrophosphatase, with protein MIVCAASNNTGKLKELRRILERMGHEVKSLRELGITLDPEETGTTFAENARIKAEAFCKASGLPTVADDSGLCTDALNGAPGVYSARYAGHHGDDDANNEKLLREMADVPEGQRGARFVSAVCFMLPDGRALEVEGECPGRIAFSLQNGDYGFGYDPLFIPDAYGTPDGCRPNTEGCSYAQLTPAEKDAISHRGRAMEKLAEKLPEFLG; from the coding sequence ATGATCGTCTGCGCTGCAAGCAACAATACCGGCAAGCTGAAGGAACTGCGCCGCATTCTGGAGCGGATGGGCCATGAGGTCAAAAGCCTGCGGGAGCTGGGCATCACGCTCGACCCCGAGGAAACCGGCACGACCTTTGCCGAAAATGCACGCATCAAGGCCGAGGCCTTCTGCAAGGCCAGCGGCCTGCCCACCGTGGCGGACGATTCGGGCCTTTGCACCGATGCATTGAACGGTGCGCCCGGCGTTTACAGCGCCCGCTATGCCGGGCACCACGGCGATGACGATGCCAACAACGAAAAGCTGCTGCGCGAGATGGCCGATGTGCCGGAAGGGCAGCGCGGCGCAAGGTTTGTGTCCGCCGTCTGCTTTATGCTGCCGGACGGCCGTGCGCTCGAGGTCGAGGGCGAGTGCCCGGGGCGCATTGCGTTCAGCTTGCAGAACGGGGACTACGGCTTTGGCTATGACCCGCTGTTTATCCCCGATGCATACGGCACGCCCGATGGCTGCCGCCCCAATACCGAGGGCTGCAGCTATGCCCAGCTGACCCCGGCGGAAAAGGACGCCATCAGCCATAGAGGCCGTGCAATGGAGAAGCTGGCAGAAAAGCTGCCCGAATTTTTGGGATAA
- the ftsY gene encoding signal recognition particle-docking protein FtsY, with amino-acid sequence MGFFNFFKRDITEEEFQEQQKVKRGLEKTRTGFFQSIVNTLTNAQIDDDLYDRLEEQLILADVGPACAVRLVDELHDQVEEKHLKTGQEALDALRGIICQELTPRYPMELDGKPAVILVIGVNGVGKTTTIAKLASLYKKQGRRVMLAAGDTFRAAASEQLELWAERAEVPLVQAGMGADPAAVIFDAVKSATARGYDMVIADTAGRLHNKKGLMDELSKISRSVKKASPEASLEVLLVLDAITGQNAISQAHEFCRAASATGVVLTKLDGTPRGGCAVSVWENLGLPIRFIGVGEKIDDLMEFDAQTFVESLLPESALQKEEKADNTEEGEA; translated from the coding sequence ATGGGCTTTTTCAACTTTTTCAAACGCGATATTACGGAAGAGGAGTTTCAGGAGCAGCAAAAGGTCAAGCGCGGTCTGGAAAAGACCCGCACCGGCTTTTTCCAGAGCATCGTCAATACGCTGACCAACGCGCAGATCGATGATGACCTGTATGACCGGCTGGAGGAGCAGCTCATTCTGGCCGATGTCGGCCCCGCCTGCGCCGTGCGCCTTGTGGATGAGCTGCACGATCAGGTCGAGGAAAAGCACCTCAAGACCGGGCAGGAGGCGCTGGACGCCCTGCGCGGCATCATCTGTCAGGAGCTGACCCCCCGCTACCCGATGGAACTGGACGGCAAGCCCGCTGTCATTCTGGTCATCGGCGTCAACGGTGTGGGCAAGACGACCACGATCGCCAAGCTGGCAAGCCTGTACAAAAAGCAGGGCCGCCGCGTCATGCTGGCAGCGGGCGATACCTTCCGCGCTGCCGCCAGTGAGCAGCTGGAGCTTTGGGCCGAGCGGGCGGAGGTGCCGCTGGTGCAGGCCGGCATGGGCGCCGACCCGGCCGCCGTCATTTTTGACGCCGTCAAGAGCGCCACGGCCCGCGGCTATGACATGGTCATTGCCGACACCGCAGGCCGCCTGCACAACAAAAAGGGCCTGATGGACGAGCTGTCCAAGATCTCCCGCAGCGTCAAAAAGGCCAGCCCCGAGGCCAGTCTGGAGGTGCTGCTGGTGCTGGACGCCATCACCGGCCAGAACGCCATCAGTCAGGCACATGAGTTCTGCCGCGCTGCCAGCGCCACCGGCGTGGTGCTGACCAAGCTGGACGGCACACCGCGCGGCGGCTGTGCGGTCTCCGTCTGGGAGAACCTCGGCCTGCCGATCCGGTTCATCGGTGTGGGTGAAAAAATCGACGATCTGATGGAGTTTGACGCCCAGACCTTTGTCGAGAGCCTGCTGCCGGAATCGGCTTTGCAGAAGGAAGAAAAGGCCGATAACACAGAGGAGGGCGAAGCATGA
- a CDS encoding YhbY family RNA-binding protein yields the protein MALTSKQRAALRGAANTMDPVYQIGKGEIDDTLKQGIADCIAARELIKVKVLENSEYDPREAADILCEALDCDCVQVIGRKFVLFKQKKKESAYAALLAK from the coding sequence ATGGCACTTACCAGCAAACAGCGCGCTGCACTGCGCGGCGCAGCCAACACCATGGACCCCGTTTACCAGATCGGCAAGGGCGAGATCGACGATACCCTCAAGCAGGGCATCGCAGACTGCATCGCCGCCCGCGAGCTGATCAAGGTCAAGGTGCTGGAAAACAGCGAGTACGACCCCCGCGAGGCCGCCGACATCCTGTGCGAGGCACTGGACTGCGACTGCGTGCAGGTCATCGGCCGCAAGTTCGTCCTTTTTAAGCAAAAGAAAAAGGAGAGCGCCTACGCCGCCCTGCTCGCAAAATGA
- the trmFO gene encoding methylenetetrahydrofolate--tRNA-(uracil(54)-C(5))-methyltransferase (FADH(2)-oxidizing) TrmFO, with protein sequence MQLNIIGAGLAGCEAALWLADRGVQVELYEQKPTKYSPAHKSAGFAELICSNSLKAERPDSASGLLKIEMKLLGSHLLDAAETARVAAGGALAVDRDVFSTAVTEMVENHPNITVRREEVTALDERAPVLVASGPLTEGALAQAVAALTGDHRLSFYDAVAPIVTAESLDYDKVFAASRYGRGEADYLNCPFNKEEYESFHAALIAAERAPLHDFDGDLTVYEGCMPIEVMAARGADTIRFGPLRPVGLRDPRTGHRPWAAVQLRAENTARTLYNLVGFQTNLKWGEQKRVFSMIPGLEHAEFVRYGVMHRNTFLESPRVLTKQQFLADHPNVFFAGQITGFEGYMESAASGLLAARQIYARLQGRELPPPPAATMCGSLLDYITTPNKDFQPMGANMGILPRTEEINAIRDKRERYMALSQAAQDAMHAWTEEYKA encoded by the coding sequence ATGCAACTTAACATTATCGGTGCCGGTCTGGCCGGGTGCGAGGCGGCACTCTGGCTGGCAGACCGCGGCGTGCAGGTCGAGCTGTACGAGCAGAAGCCTACAAAATATTCCCCGGCCCATAAAAGCGCGGGCTTTGCGGAGCTGATCTGCTCGAACTCGCTGAAGGCCGAGCGCCCCGACTCCGCATCGGGCCTTTTGAAAATCGAGATGAAGCTGCTGGGCAGCCATCTGCTGGACGCGGCCGAGACCGCCCGCGTGGCGGCGGGCGGTGCGCTGGCCGTGGACCGCGATGTGTTTTCCACCGCCGTGACCGAAATGGTGGAAAATCACCCCAACATTACGGTCCGGCGCGAGGAGGTCACGGCGCTGGACGAGCGCGCACCGGTGCTCGTTGCCAGCGGCCCTTTGACTGAGGGTGCGCTGGCGCAGGCGGTCGCAGCGCTGACCGGGGACCACCGGCTCAGCTTTTATGACGCGGTGGCTCCCATCGTGACGGCCGAAAGCCTTGACTATGACAAGGTTTTTGCCGCGTCCCGCTATGGCCGCGGCGAGGCGGACTATCTGAACTGCCCCTTTAATAAGGAGGAGTACGAGAGCTTCCACGCGGCGCTCATCGCCGCCGAGCGCGCACCGCTCCACGACTTTGACGGCGATCTGACCGTCTACGAGGGCTGTATGCCGATCGAGGTCATGGCTGCGCGCGGCGCAGATACGATCCGGTTCGGGCCGCTGCGCCCGGTCGGCCTGCGCGACCCGCGCACCGGCCACCGCCCGTGGGCGGCTGTGCAGCTGCGTGCCGAGAATACGGCCCGCACGCTCTACAACCTTGTCGGGTTCCAGACGAACCTGAAATGGGGCGAGCAGAAGCGGGTGTTCAGCATGATCCCCGGTCTGGAGCACGCCGAGTTTGTGCGGTACGGCGTCATGCACCGCAACACCTTCCTCGAAAGCCCCAGAGTGCTGACAAAGCAGCAGTTTCTGGCCGACCACCCCAATGTGTTTTTCGCCGGGCAGATCACCGGCTTCGAGGGCTATATGGAGAGCGCGGCATCCGGCCTGCTGGCCGCCCGCCAGATCTACGCCCGCTTGCAGGGCCGCGAACTGCCGCCGCCCCCGGCGGCCACGATGTGCGGCTCGCTGCTCGACTATATCACGACCCCGAACAAGGATTTCCAGCCGATGGGTGCGAACATGGGCATACTGCCCCGCACCGAGGAGATCAACGCCATCCGCGACAAGCGGGAGCGCTATATGGCGCTTTCGCAGGCCGCACAGGACGCCATGCATGCATGGACGGAGGAATATAAAGCATGA
- the smc gene encoding chromosome segregation protein SMC, whose amino-acid sequence MRLKELEIQGFKSFPDKTKIAIGEGITGVVGPNGSGKSNISDSIRWVLGETSSKQLRGTGKMEDVIFGGTQSRGAMGFASVALTIDNSDHGLDMDADEVTIGRRYYRSGESEYSINGQNVRLKDVYELLLDTGIGRDGYAIVGQGRIAEIVGAKSAERREIFEEASGIAKYRYRKNEAERRLAAAEGNLERLRDILSELERRVGPLKRDSEKAQQFLELSEKRKGLEITLWVDAIRRANDALRDQQRRYEAAQADYDRLSRQLDAFDEQSAALREEAQQLMLTVEQANTDIRTITEANAGSESEIAVLKNESEHSRFRIDEANTELERAGQGRESIDREAADHRAAIEALRTGMAALDARVAALREALHALEEKAAASGERRDVIDAAMARLQDTATAAKVRAASAQSAGQAAADRLTEARAQAEALQNAAAATEEERRRAERRFKDAEEAVTRSDNIKAGLKLKLDSRRRQQADAAEALQKADREKSAAAQRIHILEDLERNMDGYQQSVKSVMRAAGAGRLRGVIGPVAGILTVEKGYETAIETALGFALQNIVVEDQGCARAAIGFLKDERAGRATFLPLDTVQGTRFTGRLTGTAEVAADLVKADPKYQHIIDNLLGRIIVVEDLTEASAVARSLGYRNRIVTLDGQVINAGGSFTGGSTARSVGVFSRKQELDELRSRLTKLEARRAEAEKELAARKAEVDNLSAQLAGAEGEGMNAATEHVRAGLEVERLTKATAQNEETARNIEQEIAAQQAAVTQNEATRAEAEKTQADAEAEMAKYTAELAALGESTGSLTAEREHITTELSEKQLQRLADEKDIGLHEAALQGLQSRTGEADARARELQTVIEAAKAKIEANALKIAEMERTRGDNLQKIAAAEQTIRTANAARMEKEAAVEKLNRDNRALTDERERMSGEMARLAERRTAAETELNDTNSKLWEEYQLTEGEARSHCVPFESLTELRRSVAEVRSKIRGLGNVNVGAIDEYKEVKERYDFLKAQVTDVEKAKSELTKMIAELCSEMEELFTTSFKQINTHFQQIFKELFGGGHARLYLSDEANVLESGIEIEVSPPGKVIKNLSALSGGEQALVAISIYFAILSVNPAPFCFLDEIEAALDDVNVARYAQYLRRMTDNTQFIVITHRRGTMEAADVLYGVTMQEDGVSKILRLDLDKVNAELIT is encoded by the coding sequence ATGCGCCTGAAAGAACTGGAAATCCAAGGCTTTAAATCCTTCCCCGATAAGACAAAGATCGCCATCGGGGAGGGCATCACCGGTGTTGTCGGGCCGAACGGCTCCGGCAAATCGAATATATCCGACTCCATCCGCTGGGTGCTGGGCGAGACCAGCTCCAAGCAGCTGCGCGGCACCGGCAAGATGGAGGATGTCATCTTCGGCGGCACCCAGTCCCGCGGCGCTATGGGGTTTGCCTCTGTCGCACTGACGATCGACAACAGCGACCACGGCCTTGACATGGACGCCGATGAGGTTACGATCGGCCGCCGGTACTACCGCAGCGGCGAGAGTGAATATTCCATCAACGGTCAGAATGTCCGCCTCAAGGATGTGTATGAGCTGCTGCTCGACACCGGCATCGGCCGCGACGGCTACGCCATCGTTGGGCAGGGCCGCATTGCCGAGATCGTCGGTGCCAAATCCGCCGAGCGCCGCGAGATATTTGAGGAGGCGTCCGGCATCGCCAAATACCGCTACCGCAAAAACGAGGCCGAGCGCCGTCTGGCCGCCGCCGAGGGCAACCTCGAGCGTCTGCGCGACATTCTCAGCGAGCTGGAACGGCGGGTCGGCCCGCTCAAGCGGGACAGCGAGAAGGCCCAGCAGTTTCTGGAGCTGAGCGAAAAGCGCAAGGGGCTGGAGATCACCCTCTGGGTGGACGCCATCCGCCGCGCCAATGACGCGCTGCGCGACCAGCAGCGCCGGTACGAGGCCGCCCAGGCTGACTACGACCGCCTGAGCCGCCAGCTGGACGCCTTTGACGAGCAGAGCGCCGCCCTGCGGGAGGAGGCCCAGCAGCTGATGCTGACGGTCGAGCAGGCCAACACCGACATCCGCACCATCACCGAGGCCAACGCCGGCAGCGAGAGTGAGATCGCTGTCCTGAAAAACGAGAGCGAGCACAGCCGCTTCCGCATTGACGAGGCCAACACCGAGCTGGAACGCGCCGGGCAGGGGCGGGAGAGCATCGACCGCGAGGCCGCTGACCACCGCGCCGCCATCGAGGCGCTGCGCACCGGTATGGCCGCGCTGGATGCCCGTGTGGCCGCGCTGCGCGAGGCGCTGCACGCGCTGGAGGAAAAGGCTGCCGCCAGCGGCGAACGGCGCGATGTCATTGACGCCGCCATGGCCCGATTGCAGGACACCGCCACTGCCGCGAAGGTCCGCGCCGCATCGGCCCAGTCGGCGGGGCAGGCCGCCGCCGACCGCCTGACCGAGGCGCGCGCGCAGGCCGAGGCGCTGCAGAACGCCGCCGCCGCCACCGAGGAGGAACGCCGCCGCGCGGAGCGCCGCTTTAAGGACGCCGAGGAGGCCGTGACCCGCAGCGACAACATCAAGGCCGGCTTAAAGCTCAAGCTGGACAGCCGCCGCCGCCAGCAGGCGGACGCCGCCGAGGCCCTGCAGAAGGCCGACCGCGAAAAATCTGCCGCCGCCCAGCGCATCCATATCCTTGAGGACTTGGAGCGCAACATGGACGGCTACCAGCAGAGCGTCAAGTCGGTCATGCGGGCGGCCGGGGCAGGCCGCCTGCGGGGCGTCATCGGCCCTGTGGCCGGTATCCTCACGGTCGAAAAGGGCTACGAGACCGCCATCGAGACCGCACTCGGCTTTGCGCTGCAGAACATCGTGGTCGAGGATCAGGGCTGTGCCCGCGCCGCCATCGGCTTTTTGAAGGATGAGCGCGCCGGGCGCGCCACCTTCCTGCCGCTGGACACCGTGCAGGGCACCCGCTTTACGGGCCGCTTGACCGGCACGGCAGAGGTTGCTGCCGACCTTGTCAAAGCAGACCCGAAATATCAGCATATCATCGACAATCTTCTCGGCCGCATCATCGTGGTCGAGGATCTGACCGAGGCGTCCGCCGTGGCGCGCAGCCTAGGCTACCGCAACCGCATCGTCACGCTGGACGGACAGGTCATCAACGCCGGCGGCTCCTTCACCGGCGGCTCCACTGCCCGCAGTGTCGGCGTGTTCAGCCGCAAGCAGGAGCTGGACGAGCTGCGCAGCAGGCTGACTAAGCTGGAAGCCCGCCGCGCCGAGGCCGAAAAGGAGCTGGCCGCCCGCAAGGCGGAGGTCGATAACCTCTCCGCCCAGCTGGCCGGTGCCGAGGGCGAGGGCATGAACGCCGCGACCGAGCATGTCCGCGCCGGGCTGGAGGTGGAGCGCCTGACAAAGGCCACCGCCCAGAACGAGGAGACGGCCCGCAATATTGAGCAGGAGATCGCCGCCCAGCAGGCCGCCGTGACCCAGAACGAGGCCACCCGCGCCGAGGCTGAAAAGACACAGGCCGACGCCGAAGCCGAGATGGCAAAGTACACCGCTGAGCTGGCAGCACTGGGCGAAAGCACCGGCAGCCTGACTGCCGAGCGGGAGCACATCACGACAGAGCTGTCCGAAAAGCAGCTGCAGCGTCTGGCCGATGAAAAGGACATCGGCCTGCACGAGGCTGCGCTGCAGGGCCTGCAGAGCCGCACTGGCGAGGCCGATGCCCGCGCCCGCGAGCTGCAGACCGTTATTGAGGCTGCTAAGGCAAAGATCGAGGCCAACGCCCTGAAAATTGCCGAGATGGAGCGCACCCGCGGCGACAACCTGCAGAAAATTGCGGCGGCCGAGCAGACCATCCGCACCGCAAACGCGGCCCGCATGGAGAAGGAGGCCGCTGTTGAAAAGCTGAACCGCGACAATCGCGCCCTGACCGATGAGCGCGAGCGGATGAGCGGCGAGATGGCCCGTCTGGCCGAGCGCCGCACCGCCGCCGAGACCGAGCTGAACGATACCAACAGCAAGCTGTGGGAGGAGTACCAGCTGACCGAGGGTGAGGCCCGCAGCCATTGCGTACCGTTTGAGAGCCTGACCGAGCTGCGCCGCAGCGTGGCCGAGGTCCGCAGCAAGATCCGCGGTCTGGGCAATGTCAATGTGGGCGCCATCGACGAGTACAAGGAGGTCAAGGAGCGCTACGACTTCCTGAAGGCGCAGGTCACCGATGTCGAAAAGGCAAAGTCCGAGCTGACAAAGATGATTGCCGAGCTGTGCAGCGAGATGGAGGAGCTGTTTACAACAAGCTTCAAGCAGATCAACACCCACTTCCAGCAGATCTTCAAGGAGCTGTTCGGCGGCGGACATGCGCGGCTGTATCTGTCGGACGAGGCGAATGTGCTGGAATCCGGCATCGAGATCGAGGTCTCGCCCCCCGGCAAGGTCATCAAGAATCTGAGCGCGCTTTCCGGCGGCGAGCAGGCGCTGGTCGCAATTTCGATCTACTTCGCCATTCTGAGTGTCAACCCGGCACCGTTCTGCTTCCTTGATGAGATCGAGGCGGCGCTGGACGATGTGAATGTGGCGCGCTACGCGCAGTATCTGCGCCGCATGACCGATAACACCCAGTTTATCGTCATCACCCACCGCCGCGGCACAATGGAGGCCGCCGATGTCCTCTACGGCGTCACGATGCAGGAGGACGGCGTCTCCAAGATTTTGCGCCTTGATCTGGATAAGGTGAACGCGGAGCTGATTACCTGA
- the rnc gene encoding ribonuclease III: MAHKPEELQEVLQYTFKNPALLRIAMTHTSYANESKVATTHNERLEFLGDSVLSVVVADYLFHQSGRPEGELTRMRASLVSEEALFQFAQEIHLGEYLRLGHGEDLGGGRNRPSVVSDAFEALIAALYLDGGMEVARNFILPFITEGKTAEDDYKTRLQEVVQQDPSAVLKYEVTGETGPDHNKQFTVCVWRNGELLAEGKGRSKKAAEQHAAKVALEKLQ, from the coding sequence ATGGCTCACAAACCGGAAGAACTGCAGGAGGTCCTGCAGTATACATTCAAAAATCCTGCGCTGCTGCGCATTGCGATGACCCATACCAGCTATGCCAACGAAAGCAAGGTCGCCACGACCCACAATGAGCGGCTGGAATTTCTGGGCGACAGCGTGCTGTCCGTTGTGGTGGCGGACTATCTGTTCCACCAGTCCGGCCGCCCCGAGGGCGAGCTGACCCGGATGCGCGCAAGCCTCGTCAGCGAGGAGGCGCTGTTCCAGTTCGCGCAGGAGATCCACCTCGGCGAGTATCTGCGCCTCGGCCACGGTGAGGATCTCGGCGGCGGGCGCAACCGCCCGAGCGTTGTCTCCGATGCGTTTGAGGCCCTCATCGCCGCGCTGTATCTGGACGGAGGCATGGAGGTCGCGCGCAATTTCATCCTGCCCTTCATCACCGAGGGCAAGACCGCCGAGGACGACTACAAGACCCGCCTGCAGGAGGTCGTCCAGCAGGACCCCTCCGCCGTTTTGAAATACGAGGTCACCGGCGAGACCGGCCCCGACCACAACAAGCAGTTCACCGTCTGCGTCTGGCGCAACGGCGAGCTGCTGGCCGAGGGCAAGGGCCGCAGCAAAAAAGCTGCCGAGCAGCACGCTGCAAAGGTGGCGCTGGAAAAATTGCAGTAA